One segment of Shewanella piezotolerans WP3 DNA contains the following:
- a CDS encoding thioester dehydrase, giving the protein MIKSTLAAIISTQAETDSICWRLNIAAELEYFNGHFPEQPVLPGVTQLDWAIKLGCQHFGYDCSVAVLEVLKFQQLMLPDTQVDLTISHNATKAKLIFAYSDGEKRFASGRIALTRAANEVKG; this is encoded by the coding sequence ATGATTAAATCAACACTAGCAGCGATTATCAGTACCCAAGCAGAGACCGACTCCATCTGTTGGCGATTAAATATCGCCGCAGAGCTGGAGTATTTTAACGGTCATTTTCCTGAACAACCTGTGCTGCCAGGCGTCACTCAATTAGACTGGGCGATCAAACTCGGTTGCCAACACTTTGGCTACGATTGTAGCGTGGCAGTGCTTGAGGTACTTAAGTTTCAACAGTTGATGTTACCTGACACTCAGGTAGATTTAACCATCAGTCATAACGCTACTAAAGCCAAGCTCATTTTTGCTTATAGCGATGGCGAAAAGCGCTTTGCATCGGGGCGAATAGCACTCACTAGAGCTGCGAATGAGGTCAAAGGCTAA
- a CDS encoding AMP-binding protein gives MTQLLKSWLSQGPTAQQLISFNHHNIVTGSVFSSQVAHLHQQLVSSIEKRWLLSCESSDMFAVGLCAGLLAGKQIILPANTQAGTLSELTHEFEGVISDLPLCEGKAFLRLDKELNLPTSTWPQLTQWGELLLFTSGSSGKPKKIAKSLSQLDAEVSVLEHTFAEHLPHCSVISTVSHQHIYGLLFKILWPLAASRPFLSDLVEYPETLSYYANLFPNLCLISSPAQLSRLPDALDNEPQIRAPSLVFSSGGPLSFDAAMAVKHCYGKLPTEVFGSTETGGVGYRQQHSPLEPWQTFAKIEIKRDTADGALQLRSPYLEDDDWLRCEDKISIVADGQFTLEGRLDRIIKVEEKRLSLVQMESLLESHPYVIKAALLMLEQPRTQLGAAIELSPQGIEQLKLDGKLALNNQFKQHLLSQFERVTLPRRWRYPEQLPQDLQGKRVHSTMLALFDIDKFKSK, from the coding sequence ATGACTCAATTACTTAAATCCTGGTTGTCTCAAGGGCCAACCGCACAGCAGTTGATCAGCTTCAACCATCACAATATTGTGACTGGTTCCGTTTTCAGTAGCCAAGTTGCTCACTTACATCAGCAATTAGTCAGCTCAATCGAAAAACGCTGGCTACTTAGTTGTGAAAGCAGTGATATGTTTGCCGTTGGACTCTGTGCAGGTTTGCTCGCGGGTAAACAGATTATCTTACCTGCTAATACTCAAGCTGGAACATTGAGCGAATTGACTCATGAGTTTGAAGGGGTGATTTCAGATCTACCTCTCTGTGAAGGCAAAGCTTTTCTGCGCCTAGATAAAGAGCTGAACCTGCCAACATCGACTTGGCCTCAATTGACACAATGGGGCGAACTGCTCCTATTTACCTCAGGTAGCAGCGGTAAGCCTAAAAAAATAGCAAAATCACTTAGCCAGCTCGATGCAGAGGTCAGCGTATTAGAGCATACCTTTGCCGAACACTTACCTCACTGTAGTGTGATCTCCACGGTTTCACACCAACATATTTATGGTCTGTTATTTAAAATTCTTTGGCCTTTAGCTGCCAGCCGCCCATTTCTGAGTGACCTTGTCGAATACCCAGAAACCCTGAGCTATTACGCAAATCTATTTCCAAACCTCTGCTTAATCAGCAGTCCAGCACAACTGTCTCGCCTACCAGATGCCCTAGATAACGAGCCGCAAATTCGTGCGCCAAGCTTAGTATTTAGCTCAGGCGGTCCGCTAAGCTTTGACGCTGCCATGGCAGTTAAACATTGTTACGGTAAGCTACCCACTGAAGTGTTTGGTAGCACTGAAACAGGAGGCGTTGGTTATAGACAACAACACTCTCCTTTAGAGCCTTGGCAAACATTTGCCAAAATAGAGATAAAGCGCGATACAGCCGATGGTGCACTGCAGCTTCGATCCCCCTATTTAGAGGATGATGATTGGCTTAGATGTGAAGACAAAATTAGCATTGTTGCCGACGGTCAGTTTACCCTCGAAGGGCGCCTAGACCGCATCATCAAAGTTGAGGAGAAGCGCTTATCTCTGGTGCAAATGGAGTCATTGCTAGAGAGCCATCCCTATGTCATCAAGGCAGCGTTATTGATGCTTGAGCAGCCTAGAACACAGTTGGGTGCGGCAATAGAGCTTTCGCCACAAGGTATAGAGCAGCTAAAGTTAGATGGAAAATTAGCCCTCAACAATCAGTTTAAACAGCATCTCTTGTCACAATTTGAACGCGTCACACTGCCAAGACGCTGGCGCTATCCAGAACAACTGCCACAGGATCTGCAGGGTAAACGCGTTCATAGCACTATGTTGGCTTTATTTGATATCGATAAGTTTAAAAGTAAATGA
- a CDS encoding acyl carrier protein — protein sequence MQTREQILEALTHILVDEFEVEADDITLEASLYEELDLDSIDAVDLVIKLQQMTGKKIKPEEFKAVRSVGDVVTAIEGLVKG from the coding sequence ATGCAAACTCGTGAACAGATCTTAGAAGCACTGACTCACATCTTAGTTGATGAATTTGAAGTGGAAGCTGACGATATAACGTTAGAGGCATCACTCTATGAAGAACTCGATCTAGACAGTATTGATGCGGTCGATCTGGTGATCAAACTGCAGCAGATGACAGGTAAAAAAATTAAGCCTGAAGAGTTCAAAGCAGTCCGTAGCGTCGGTGATGTCGTCACTGCGATTGAAGGTTTAGTTAAAGGCTAA
- a CDS encoding phosphopantetheine-binding protein, with amino-acid sequence MSLENEIKQLIIDSLDLEDVTIDDIDAEAALFGEGLGLDSIDALELGLAIKKQFDVKIEANSEATKLHFYSVASLASFVKSQRV; translated from the coding sequence ATGAGCTTAGAAAACGAAATTAAACAATTGATCATCGACAGCCTTGACCTTGAGGATGTCACTATTGATGATATTGATGCCGAAGCGGCGCTATTTGGCGAAGGACTGGGGTTAGACTCTATTGATGCCCTTGAACTTGGTTTAGCAATCAAGAAGCAGTTCGATGTAAAAATTGAAGCAAATTCTGAAGCAACCAAATTGCATTTTTACAGCGTTGCTAGCTTAGCAAGCTTTGTTAAGTCACAGCGAGTGTAG
- a CDS encoding beta-ketoacyl synthase chain length factor — protein sequence MKFSILSWGAWSPQYQQKADWQAWPAAISDIGATATAAPKLPQVPAMQRRRLSKLTKIILDSIFQCEPPAQCRSIFASQHGEINRTINLLNDIVDQSPLSPTAFSQSVHNTASGIYSILSQNQNASTSIAAGSETLHQAFIEAYALLVDDPEPLLLSYADDTVPDIYHQYASEPEWPISTAFVVAPSNTQHVALAQIDLKPLQAKVNSLTLVEILASIAQKKATSGNFSGTHWSLSFE from the coding sequence ATGAAGTTTAGCATTCTTTCATGGGGCGCTTGGTCGCCACAGTATCAGCAAAAAGCTGACTGGCAAGCTTGGCCTGCTGCGATATCAGATATTGGAGCGACAGCAACAGCTGCGCCTAAGTTGCCACAAGTCCCAGCAATGCAACGTCGCCGCTTGAGTAAACTGACAAAAATAATCCTTGATTCGATTTTTCAATGCGAGCCCCCAGCTCAGTGTCGCAGTATTTTTGCCTCTCAGCATGGCGAGATAAATCGTACTATCAACTTACTCAATGATATTGTTGATCAGTCTCCACTGTCGCCAACCGCATTTAGCCAATCAGTACACAATACAGCCAGTGGTATCTATAGCATTTTGAGCCAAAACCAAAACGCATCGACCTCTATCGCTGCAGGAAGTGAAACGCTGCATCAGGCATTTATCGAAGCATATGCGTTGTTAGTTGATGATCCAGAACCCTTACTGCTTTCTTATGCTGATGACACTGTCCCAGATATCTACCACCAATATGCCAGCGAGCCAGAGTGGCCAATTTCAACAGCTTTTGTGGTTGCGCCAAGTAACACTCAACATGTTGCACTTGCCCAAATCGATTTGAAACCATTACAGGCAAAAGTAAACTCGCTAACACTAGTAGAGATACTCGCGAGTATTGCCCAGAAAAAAGCTACCTCAGGTAACTTCTCAGGCACACATTGGAGCCTGAGTTTTGAGTAA
- a CDS encoding DUF3014 domain-containing protein, which produces MQLSQEDRITPQEKSSGTNGLAIIAIAAVVLISAGGYYYLSGDDKSEEPQVIAPVIVPDPIPAEPLETEATLPEPEPEIVDPVPVQLPEVEPVPEVEPLPALADSDAYIHQKAIDIADGMAIEPLMIEDNVVRQFVVFVDNLAQGELARKVSPLKAPNSNFTVSEIANKTYIDPDSYHRYDLYADFLASLNEEELAKSYKEMTPLLGEAFSELGYNDTSFDERMQQAIAIMLDAPIIEQPIELDGVSVNYQFVDPNLEALPNAQKLMIRMGPENSRKVKSALRRLQKHLN; this is translated from the coding sequence ATGCAACTCAGTCAAGAAGATAGAATTACGCCTCAGGAGAAATCCTCAGGTACAAATGGCCTAGCAATTATTGCCATTGCCGCAGTTGTGTTGATCTCTGCTGGAGGTTACTACTATTTAAGTGGTGATGATAAGAGTGAAGAACCACAGGTTATTGCACCTGTGATCGTGCCAGACCCAATCCCAGCAGAGCCGCTTGAAACAGAAGCGACTCTGCCTGAACCAGAGCCCGAAATTGTTGACCCCGTGCCTGTGCAGCTACCCGAAGTAGAGCCTGTTCCTGAGGTTGAACCGCTTCCCGCTCTAGCTGACAGTGACGCTTATATCCATCAAAAGGCGATAGATATAGCCGATGGAATGGCCATTGAGCCACTGATGATTGAAGATAATGTTGTACGTCAGTTTGTGGTGTTTGTGGATAACTTGGCTCAAGGGGAATTGGCTCGAAAAGTGAGCCCATTGAAAGCACCAAACAGCAACTTCACAGTATCGGAAATAGCGAATAAAACCTATATCGATCCTGATAGCTACCACCGTTACGATCTATACGCTGACTTTCTTGCCAGCCTAAATGAAGAGGAATTAGCTAAAAGTTACAAAGAGATGACTCCACTATTAGGTGAAGCATTTAGTGAACTCGGCTATAACGACACTTCGTTTGATGAAAGAATGCAGCAGGCGATCGCTATCATGCTAGATGCACCTATTATTGAGCAGCCTATTGAGCTAGATGGTGTCAGCGTAAACTATCAATTTGTTGATCCGAATTTAGAAGCACTACCCAATGCACAGAAGTTGATGATCCGTATGGGACCCGAGAACTCTCGTAAGGTTAAGTCAGCACTACGTCGGTTACAAAAACACCTAAACTGA
- the recG gene encoding ATP-dependent DNA helicase RecG: protein MQRLDLVPITELKGVAKKMAERLAKLGITTVQDLLFHLPLRYEDRTQIYPIASLYPGSYGTVEAVIQSSQVLQGRKRMLTCTVRDDTGSLTLRFFNFSVAQRNGLQTGSVIRAYGEIRRGKHFNEIIHPEYKLVSIDDPAPLSDTLTPVYPTTEGLKQASWIKLTEQALMMLANGGLPELLPSNLQPNHMELKQALQLLHRPNNQVSLFDLENGTHPAQQRLIQEELLAHNLSMLRLRQRTRRDAAVSMSATGQLLNPFLASLPFKPTGAQQRVVSDITRDLEKAEPMMRLVQGDVGSGKTLVAALAALQAIESGYQVAMMAPTELLAEQHAINFRSWFEPLGIKVGWLAGKLKGKARTQSLADIESGDANIVIGTHAIFQQQVVFNKLALIIIDEQHRFGVHQRLGLREKGVSQGFHPHQLIMTATPIPRTLAMTAYADLDTSVIDELPPGRTPVTTVAVSDQRREEVIDRVRQAAVNDNRQAYWVCTLIEESEALECQAAEDTAEELKLALPELKVGLVHGRMKPAEKQQIMASFKAGELHLLVATTVIEVGVDVPNASLMIIENPERLGLAQLHQLRGRVGRGAIASHCVLMYKPPLSATATKRLGVLRQSNDGFIIAQRDLEIRGPGEVLGTKQTGVADMKIADLMRDQALIPHVQKLAPHVMQQAPDSVDAIIQRWLGDREQFVQA, encoded by the coding sequence TTGCAAAGACTCGATCTTGTTCCGATAACAGAACTCAAGGGCGTCGCTAAAAAGATGGCCGAGAGATTAGCAAAGCTGGGGATCACAACAGTGCAAGATCTGTTGTTTCACCTGCCGCTACGCTATGAAGATCGCACTCAAATTTACCCGATTGCCTCACTCTATCCTGGCAGCTACGGTACAGTAGAAGCTGTAATCCAATCCAGCCAAGTATTACAGGGGCGTAAGCGCATGCTTACCTGCACTGTGCGTGATGATACTGGCAGTTTAACCCTAAGATTTTTCAACTTCTCGGTTGCACAACGAAATGGTCTGCAAACGGGTAGTGTTATTCGTGCTTACGGCGAGATCCGCCGCGGTAAACACTTCAACGAGATCATTCATCCTGAGTACAAATTAGTTTCCATTGATGACCCCGCACCATTAAGTGACACGCTTACCCCTGTCTATCCAACAACCGAGGGTCTTAAGCAAGCCAGTTGGATTAAGCTAACGGAACAAGCACTAATGATGTTAGCCAACGGCGGACTACCTGAGTTATTACCAAGTAATCTGCAGCCCAATCATATGGAGCTGAAACAGGCGTTACAGCTACTGCACCGCCCAAATAATCAGGTTTCACTGTTTGATCTGGAAAACGGCACTCATCCCGCGCAGCAGCGCCTTATCCAAGAGGAGCTGTTGGCGCACAACTTAAGTATGCTGCGGCTTCGCCAGCGCACCCGCCGAGATGCAGCCGTCAGTATGTCGGCTACGGGCCAACTATTAAATCCGTTTCTAGCATCATTGCCTTTTAAACCAACGGGGGCGCAGCAACGAGTGGTTAGCGACATCACTCGCGACCTTGAAAAAGCAGAACCTATGATGCGCCTCGTTCAGGGAGATGTTGGTTCAGGAAAAACATTAGTGGCTGCACTTGCCGCCCTGCAAGCTATTGAGAGCGGTTATCAAGTCGCGATGATGGCACCCACAGAGCTTCTTGCTGAGCAGCATGCAATCAATTTTAGAAGCTGGTTTGAACCGCTTGGAATTAAAGTAGGTTGGCTTGCAGGTAAATTAAAAGGTAAGGCAAGAACACAATCTTTAGCCGATATTGAATCGGGTGATGCCAATATCGTTATTGGTACCCATGCTATATTTCAGCAACAAGTGGTGTTTAATAAGCTAGCGTTAATCATCATCGATGAGCAACATCGTTTTGGTGTTCACCAGCGATTAGGCTTGCGAGAGAAAGGTGTCAGTCAGGGCTTTCACCCGCATCAGCTGATTATGACCGCAACACCAATTCCGCGGACTTTGGCGATGACAGCGTACGCCGATCTCGATACCTCAGTCATTGATGAACTGCCACCAGGACGAACTCCGGTTACCACTGTCGCAGTATCAGATCAGCGCCGTGAAGAAGTTATCGACAGAGTCCGCCAAGCAGCCGTTAACGATAACCGTCAAGCCTATTGGGTATGTACCCTCATTGAGGAGTCTGAGGCATTAGAATGCCAAGCCGCTGAAGACACCGCAGAGGAGCTCAAACTTGCCCTGCCGGAGTTAAAAGTAGGTTTAGTGCATGGCCGAATGAAGCCTGCTGAAAAGCAGCAAATAATGGCAAGCTTTAAAGCTGGTGAATTACACTTGCTCGTAGCGACAACGGTGATAGAGGTTGGGGTAGATGTGCCCAATGCCAGCTTAATGATTATCGAAAATCCAGAGCGTCTAGGACTAGCACAACTGCACCAGCTAAGAGGCCGTGTTGGTCGCGGTGCCATCGCCAGCCATTGCGTGTTGATGTATAAACCACCGCTGTCAGCTACTGCAACTAAGCGCTTAGGTGTATTAAGGCAAAGTAACGACGGCTTTATCATCGCACAGCGAGATTTAGAGATCCGCGGCCCTGGGGAAGTGCTAGGCACAAAACAAACGGGGGTTGCAGATATGAAAATCGCAGATTTAATGCGCGATCAAGCATTAATTCCCCATGTGCAAAAGCTTGCACCTCATGTTATGCAGCAAGCTCCTGACAGTGTCGATGCCATTATTCAGCGCTGGCTTGGTGATCGTGAGCAATTTGTTCAAGCTTAA
- a CDS encoding response regulator transcription factor: MRILLAEDQAMVRGALSALLSLSGEFDITQAADGDEALALLKTSEFDLLLTDIEMPGLSGLELANWCQKNKPKLKIVIITTFGRAGYIKRAIESGVGGFLLKDAPSETLIKAINQVMAGKRIIDPELAIMAVGESDPLNDKERKALQLAGEGKSTSEIAAMLFIAEGTVRNYLSEAISKLHATNRIDAARIAQQKGWL, translated from the coding sequence GTGAGAATTTTATTAGCAGAAGACCAAGCCATGGTGCGGGGCGCACTTTCAGCACTGTTGTCATTAAGTGGCGAATTTGACATCACCCAAGCCGCAGATGGAGATGAAGCGTTAGCACTATTGAAAACGTCTGAGTTTGACCTGTTACTCACCGATATTGAGATGCCAGGTCTCAGTGGTTTAGAACTGGCAAACTGGTGCCAAAAAAATAAGCCAAAATTAAAGATTGTGATCATCACAACTTTTGGCAGAGCTGGATATATTAAACGCGCCATAGAATCTGGAGTTGGTGGCTTTTTACTAAAAGATGCGCCATCAGAAACTTTAATCAAAGCGATAAACCAAGTGATGGCAGGCAAACGCATTATCGATCCAGAGCTAGCAATCATGGCGGTCGGTGAATCAGACCCGCTAAATGACAAAGAGCGTAAAGCACTGCAGCTTGCAGGCGAAGGGAAATCGACTTCAGAGATTGCTGCGATGCTATTCATTGCAGAAGGCACGGTAAGAAATTACCTCTCAGAAGCAATTAGCAAGCTACATGCAACAAACCGTATTGATGCCGCCAGAATCGCTCAACAAAAAGGCTGGCTTTAA
- a CDS encoding sensor histidine kinase: protein MTESAQSKEDKLAWVYLVNLGFYLIPIFVTKMLPWEIALSLAALIPFIYCYFWAYRSSTANAYQPILAMITIGVLITPINTGSLSLFTFAGFFIGFFYPLRTAIFSLIALITLLSLLNAALNFDHYYWVIYGAGLIAGIGLFGVAERKRVEHKCKEKKSQAEIQQLATMLERERIARDLHDIMGHSLSSISLKAELAEKLIANNQTEQARQQLTELNSIARDSLSQIRQTVSGYKHKGLAACVTQLCQTLRDKGLSVNLFGEIPKLDPELETQLILSLTELCSNIVRHSKGTHCELHFEQTSTELRIVISDDGCPNQIEQGNGLTGINERLAKFKGALTWSLDPDCQFTISLPTQG, encoded by the coding sequence ATGACAGAGTCAGCTCAATCAAAAGAAGATAAATTGGCCTGGGTTTATCTAGTCAATCTGGGGTTTTATCTTATCCCCATCTTCGTTACCAAAATGCTGCCTTGGGAGATAGCCTTAAGCTTAGCGGCTTTAATCCCTTTCATTTATTGCTATTTCTGGGCCTACCGTTCAAGCACAGCTAATGCCTATCAACCGATTTTGGCGATGATAACCATTGGCGTACTTATCACACCGATTAATACTGGTTCACTGTCACTGTTTACTTTTGCAGGCTTTTTTATCGGATTTTTCTACCCGCTGAGAACTGCCATTTTCAGCCTAATAGCGCTCATAACTCTATTATCTCTACTTAATGCTGCTCTCAACTTTGACCACTATTATTGGGTGATATATGGTGCAGGCCTCATTGCTGGAATCGGTCTTTTCGGTGTCGCAGAGCGTAAAAGAGTCGAGCATAAATGCAAAGAAAAGAAGAGCCAAGCTGAGATCCAACAGCTGGCAACAATGTTAGAGCGAGAACGAATAGCTCGCGATCTGCATGACATCATGGGACACAGCCTTTCATCCATCTCTTTAAAAGCAGAGCTGGCAGAAAAGCTCATCGCCAATAATCAAACTGAGCAAGCAAGGCAGCAATTAACCGAGCTTAATAGTATTGCTAGGGATAGCTTAAGTCAGATCCGCCAAACTGTGTCAGGCTATAAACACAAAGGATTAGCGGCCTGTGTTACCCAGCTTTGCCAAACTCTGCGTGACAAGGGCTTGAGCGTGAACTTATTTGGCGAGATCCCTAAATTAGATCCTGAACTAGAAACCCAACTGATCTTAAGTTTAACCGAGCTTTGCAGCAACATTGTCCGTCACAGCAAAGGAACTCACTGCGAATTACACTTTGAGCAAACCTCAACAGAACTGCGCATTGTCATAAGCGATGATGGCTGCCCGAACCAAATTGAACAGGGTAACGGACTGACAGGGATCAACGAAAGGCTCGCTAAATTTAAAGGCGCACTCACTTGGAGTTTAGATCCTGACTGCCAATTTACTATTAGTCTGCCAACACAAGGATAA
- a CDS encoding calcium/sodium antiporter — translation MFTWLSIIGGFVILTLGAESLVRGASSIALKLGLSPLIIGLTIVAFGTSAPELAVSIKSAVAGNSGIALGNVIGSNIANIGLILGITALIRPIKIESQMVKRDIPIMIAASLLFWGLLLDDGLSFIDGAILTTLLVTYLSYSYFTADKQTSAENEAEAAGQSQWLSIIFIIVGISMLVGGGILFVDGAVALAQSFGISEIIIGLTIVAIGTSMPELVTSTVAALKGQSDIAIGNVVGSNLFNILGILGVTALIHPIIGNDISALDWQVMIGLAVMLLPFAYTGLRIGRREGAILVLGYLAYISYLVIQA, via the coding sequence ATGTTCACTTGGTTATCGATTATTGGCGGGTTTGTGATTTTAACCCTAGGCGCTGAATCACTAGTGAGAGGCGCAAGCAGTATCGCGCTAAAACTTGGCTTATCACCGTTAATTATCGGCTTAACGATAGTGGCTTTTGGTACGAGTGCGCCAGAGCTTGCAGTCAGTATAAAGTCAGCAGTTGCTGGCAATAGCGGAATTGCGCTGGGGAATGTCATTGGTTCCAACATTGCAAATATTGGCTTGATCTTAGGTATTACCGCACTCATTCGTCCTATCAAAATTGAATCGCAAATGGTGAAACGTGATATCCCTATTATGATTGCAGCATCACTGCTATTTTGGGGCTTGTTGCTTGATGATGGACTGAGCTTTATCGATGGTGCCATTCTTACCACTCTACTCGTTACCTACTTAAGCTACAGCTATTTCACTGCTGACAAACAAACCTCTGCTGAAAATGAAGCTGAAGCCGCAGGACAAAGCCAATGGCTGTCCATCATCTTTATCATTGTTGGTATTAGTATGTTAGTCGGTGGTGGGATCTTGTTTGTTGATGGTGCCGTCGCACTGGCACAATCCTTCGGGATCAGCGAAATCATTATTGGGCTGACTATTGTCGCGATAGGGACAAGTATGCCAGAGCTAGTGACTTCAACCGTTGCCGCACTCAAAGGGCAAAGTGATATTGCTATCGGCAATGTTGTAGGCTCAAACCTGTTTAATATTTTGGGGATCTTGGGTGTCACCGCACTTATCCATCCTATCATTGGCAATGATATCAGCGCCCTTGACTGGCAGGTGATGATAGGGCTCGCTGTGATGTTACTCCCTTTTGCCTACACAGGTTTGCGTATTGGTCGCCGCGAAGGAGCGATCTTGGTATTAGGCTATCTAGCCTATATCAGTTATTTAGTGATTCAAGCTTGA